The following coding sequences are from one Cydia splendana chromosome 15, ilCydSple1.2, whole genome shotgun sequence window:
- the LOC134797437 gene encoding probable 3-hydroxyacyl-CoA dehydrogenase B0272.3 isoform X1 has product MNKLSVLTRAFSSSSSLNAVKTVTVVGGGLMGSGIAQVAAQAGQNVTIVDLKLELLEKAWTSIEQNLTRVAKKVHKDDAAKIETFVQDAASRIKVSTKVEDGVNADLIIEAIVEKLDVKQELFNKLDLLAPEHTILASNTSSISINAIGAGIKRKDRFGGLHFFNPVPIMRLLEVIKGDQISEQTYQTMMEWGKSIGKTCITCKDTPGFVVNRLLGPYSAEALRMYERGDATKEDIDIGMKLGAGYPMGPFELADYTGLDTNKFALATMYEQTGDPVFRPIPILDKMVAEGKLGIKSGEGFYKYKK; this is encoded by the exons ATGAATAAATTATCTGTTCTTACGAGAGCGTTTTCGAGCTCGTCGTCTTTAAATGCGGTGAAAACGGTCACCGTTGTCGGCGGAGGGTTGATGGGCTCGGGCATTGCTCAG GTTGCAGCTCAAGCAGGGCAGAATGTCACTATCGTGGACCTCAAGCTAGAGCTGCTGGAGAAGGCATGGACTTCCATTGAGCAGAACCTGACCCGAGTCGCCAAGAAAGTCCACAAAGATGATGCGGCTAAAATTGAGACATTTGTTCAGGACGCTGCCAGCAGAATTAAG GTGTCTACGAAGGTTGAGGATGGTGTGAACGCCGACCTGATTATCGAGGCGATTGTGGAAAAGCTGGACGTGAAGCAGGAGCTCTTCAATAAGCTGGACTTG TTGGCGCCCGAACACACAATCTTGGCCAGTAACACCTCCTCGATATCCATCAATGCTATTGGTGCAGGCATTAAGAGGAAAGACAG ATTCGGCGGCCTCCACTTCTTCAACCCCGTCCCAATCATGCGTCTGCTCGAGGTCATCAAAGGAGACCAGATCTCCGAGCAGACCTACCAGACCATGATGGAGTGGGGCAAGTCCATCGGCAAGACCTGCATCACCTGCAAGGACACGCCCGGCTTCGTGGTCAACCGGCTGCTGGGACCTTACAGCGCTGAGGCGCTCAGGATGTATGAAAGAG gtgACGCTACGAAAGAGGACATCGATATTGGCATGAAGCTAGGCGCAGGCTACCCGATGGGTCCCTTCGAGCTGGCTGACTACACAGGCCTAGATACTAATAAGTTCGCGCTCGCCACCATGTACGAGCAGACCGGGGACCCGGTGTTCCGCCCCATACCCATCCTGGACAAGATGGTGGCCGAGGGCAAGCTGGGCATCAAGAGCGGCGAGGGGTTCTACAAATATAAGAAATAG
- the LOC134797437 gene encoding probable 3-hydroxyacyl-CoA dehydrogenase B0272.3 isoform X3 codes for MNKLSVLTRAFSSSSSLNAVKTVTVVGGGLMGSGIAQVAAQAGQNVTIVDLKLELLEKAWTSIEQNLTRVAKKVHKDDAAKIETFVQDAASRIKVSTKVEDGVNADLIIEAIVEKLDVKQELFNKLDLLAPEHTILASNTSSISINAIGAGIKRKDRFGGLHFFNPVPIMRLLEVIKGDQISEQTYQTMMEWGKSIGKTCITCKDTPGFVVNRLLGPYSAEALRMYERGDAKAEDIDLAMKLACGYPMGPFELADYTGLDTKKAILGVMLEATGDPVFRPIPVLDRLVEEGKLGRKSGEGIYKYEK; via the exons ATGAATAAATTATCTGTTCTTACGAGAGCGTTTTCGAGCTCGTCGTCTTTAAATGCGGTGAAAACGGTCACCGTTGTCGGCGGAGGGTTGATGGGCTCGGGCATTGCTCAG GTTGCAGCTCAAGCAGGGCAGAATGTCACTATCGTGGACCTCAAGCTAGAGCTGCTGGAGAAGGCATGGACTTCCATTGAGCAGAACCTGACCCGAGTCGCCAAGAAAGTCCACAAAGATGATGCGGCTAAAATTGAGACATTTGTTCAGGACGCTGCCAGCAGAATTAAG GTGTCTACGAAGGTTGAGGATGGTGTGAACGCCGACCTGATTATCGAGGCGATTGTGGAAAAGCTGGACGTGAAGCAGGAGCTCTTCAATAAGCTGGACTTG TTGGCGCCCGAACACACAATCTTGGCCAGTAACACCTCCTCGATATCCATCAATGCTATTGGTGCAGGCATTAAGAGGAAAGACAG ATTCGGCGGCCTCCACTTCTTCAACCCCGTCCCAATCATGCGTCTGCTCGAGGTCATCAAAGGAGACCAGATCTCCGAGCAGACCTACCAGACCATGATGGAGTGGGGCAAGTCCATCGGCAAGACCTGCATCACCTGCAAGGACACGCCCGGCTTCGTGGTCAACCGGCTGCTGGGACCTTACAGCGCTGAGGCGCTCAGGATGTATGAAAGAG GTGACGCCAAAGCCGAAGACATAGACTTGGCCATGAAACTCGCCTGCGGCTACCCGATGGGGCCATTCGAGCTCGCCGATTACACCGGCTTGGACACCAAGAAGGCCATACTAGGAGTCATGTTGGAGGCGACCGGGGATCCCGTATTTAGGCCGATACCGGTGCTGGACCGGCTGGTGGAAGAGGGCAAGTTAGGCAGGAAAAGTGGGGAGGGGATTTATAAATATGAGAAGTAA
- the LOC134797437 gene encoding probable 3-hydroxyacyl-CoA dehydrogenase B0272.3 isoform X2 — protein sequence MNKLSVLTRAFSSSSSLNAVKTVTVVGGGLMGSGIAQVAAQAGQNVTIVDLKLELLEKAWTSIEQNLTRVAKKVHKDDAAKIETFVQDAASRIKVSTKVEDGVNADLIIEAIVEKLDVKQELFNKLDLLAPEHTILASNTSSISINAIGAGIKRKDRFGGLHFFNPVPIMRLLEVIKGDQISEQTYQTMMEWGKSIGKTCITCKDTPGFVVNRLLGPYSAEALRMYERGDAKAEDIDLAMKLACGYPMGPFELADYTGLDTKKAILGVMLEATGDPVFRPIPVLDRLVEEGKLGRKSGEGIYKYEK from the exons ATGAATAAATTATCTGTTCTTACGAGAGCGTTTTCGAGCTCGTCGTCTTTAAATGCGGTGAAAACGGTCACCGTTGTCGGCGGAGGGTTGATGGGCTCGGGCATTGCTCAG GTTGCAGCTCAAGCAGGGCAGAATGTCACTATCGTGGACCTCAAGCTAGAGCTGCTGGAGAAGGCATGGACTTCCATTGAGCAGAACCTGACCCGAGTCGCCAAGAAAGTCCACAAAGATGATGCGGCTAAAATTGAGACATTTGTTCAGGACGCTGCCAGCAGAATTAAG GTGTCTACGAAGGTTGAGGATGGTGTGAACGCCGACCTGATTATCGAGGCGATTGTGGAAAAGCTGGACGTGAAGCAGGAGCTCTTCAATAAGCTGGACTTG TTGGCGCCCGAACACACAATCTTGGCCAGTAACACCTCCTCGATATCCATCAATGCTATTGGTGCAGGCATTAAGAGGAAAGACAG ATTCGGCGGCCTCCACTTCTTCAACCCCGTCCCAATCATGCGTCTGCTCGAGGTCATCAAAGGAGACCAGATCTCCGAGCAGACCTACCAGACCATGATGGAGTGGGGCAAGTCCATCGGCAAGACCTGCATCACCTGCAAGGACACGCCCGGCTTCGTGGTCAACCGGCTGCTGGGACCTTACAGCGCTGAGGCGCTCAGGATGTATGAAAGAG GTGACGCCAAAGCCGAAGACATAGACTTGGCCATGAAACTCGCCTGCGGCTACCCGATGGGGCCATTCGAGCTCGCCGATTACACCGGCTTGGACACCAAGAAGGCCATACTAGGAGTCATGTTGGAGGCGACCGGGGATCCCGTATTTAGGCCGATACCGGTGCTGGACCGGCTGGTGGAAGAGGGCAAGTTAGGCAGGAAAAGTGGGGAGGGGATTTATAAATATGAGAA atag
- the LOC134797426 gene encoding inositol polyphosphate multikinase isoform X1, whose translation MSDATTKPRTLRRVRSIYQVHYGLPKIERETARPLVMPFDSVEIQAYEKQVAGHRESSDARFLGLLQCNNGTILKPIIKECQRREIDFYERLSTTKDPDLIELGTLVPKYYGCRRFTYNTHEQEYIILEDVVQRMLEPCIMDVKIGRRTWDHLASVEKIQKEQTKYKLCKEAYGFCIPGFQVYRLSTGKLLKYNKDYGKRLHGQAVKEAIRNFLNGVGTSLCRALILQFLTTLWKIQKWASRQTSVKIYSCSLLLAYDAAKLRDCCGEGDVLSPRPKCRSESVGRRKSIHSMHSDTGSNFSGQISSKGPVYKKVNSVPLTSMQLAQRSFSPPPTVTSPWSEALEKINHNHSFDHNYEDKLSKIRMNYRAILDQLSGDSPNPAQWGTVKIIDFAHAFFNEEDEMAVDENFRDGIDSFVEIFEAFLKETDDQVF comes from the exons ATGAGTGATGCCACGACCAAGCCCCGAACGCTGCGGCGCGTCCGATCCATCTACCAAGTCCACTACGGACTACCCAAGATCGAACGAGAAACGGCCAGACCATTAGTCATGCCGTTCGACTCCGTGGAGATACAGGCGTATGAGAAACAAGTGGCTGGGCATAGAGAGAGCTCGGATGCAAGATTCCTAG GCCTCCTCCAATGCAACAACGGGACAATCCTCAAACCCATCATCAAGGAATGCCAGCGACGCGAGATAGACTTCTACGAGCGACTATCCACGACGAAAGACCCAGATCTAATAGAGCTGGGCACTTTAGTACCCAAGTATTATGGCTGTCGGCGGTTCACGTACAATACTCATGAGCAGGAGTATATTATATTGGAAGATGTGGTGCAGAGGATGCTGGAACCTTGTATTATGGATGTTAAAATTG GCAGAAGAACCTGGGACCATCTAGCCTCAGTAGAGAAAATCCAGAAGGAACAAACCAAATACAAGCTGTGTAAAGAAGCATACGGGTTCTGCATACCCGGGTTCCAAGTGTACCGGCTGTCTACTGGGAAACTGCTGAAATACAACAAGGACTATGGGAAGCGATTACATGGACAGGCGGTTAAAGAAG CCATCCGTAACTTCCTAAACGGCGTCGGCACCAGCCTCTGCCGCGCGCTGATCCTCCAGTTCCTCACCACATTATGGAAGATACAGAAATGGGCCTCAAGGCAGACTTCAGTCAAGATATATTCATGTTCGTTGCTGCTCGCGTATGATGCCGCCAAGTTGAGGGACTGCTGCGGAGAGGGCGATGTCCTCTC GCCCCGACCGAAGTGCCGCTCCGAGTCCGTGGGTCGCCGCAAGTCCATACACTCCATGCACAGCGACACCGGCTCCAACTTCAGCGGCCAGATCTCATCCAAGGGACCAGTATATAAGAAG GTAAACTCCGTACCCCTAACCTCAATGCAACTAGCGCAGCGAAGCTTCTCGCCCCCTCCCACCGTCACCTCCCCCTGGAGCGAGGCGCTCGAAAAGATCAACCACAATCACTCCTTCGACCACAACTATGAAGACAAACTGTCCAAAATCAGGATGAACTATCGAGCCATCTTGGACCAACTGTCCGGTGATTCGCCAAACCCTGCCCAGTGGGGGACGGTCAAAATAATAGATTTCGCGCATGCGTTTTTTAATGAAGAAGATGAGATGGCGGTGGATGAGAATTTTAGGGACGGAATAGACAGTTTTGTGGAGATTTTTGAGGCGTTTTTAAAGGAGACTGATGATCAAGTGTTTTAA
- the LOC134797426 gene encoding inositol polyphosphate multikinase isoform X4 produces the protein MPFDSVEIQAYEKQVAGHRESSDARFLGLLQCNNGTILKPIIKECQRREIDFYERLSTTKDPDLIELGTLVPKYYGCRRFTYNTHEQEYIILEDVVQRMLEPCIMDVKIGRRTWDHLASVEKIQKEQTKYKLCKEAYGFCIPGFQVYRLSTGKLLKYNKDYGKRLHGQAVKEAIRNFLNGVGTSLCRALILQFLTTLWKIQKWASRQTSVKIYSCSLLLAYDAAKLRDCCGEGDVLSPRPKCRSESVGRRKSIHSMHSDTGSNFSGQISSKGPVYKKVNSVPLTSMQLAQRSFSPPPTVTSPWSEALEKINHNHSFDHNYEDKLSKIRMNYRAILDQLSGDSPNPAQWGTVKIIDFAHAFFNEEDEMAVDENFRDGIDSFVEIFEAFLKETDDQVF, from the exons ATGCCGTTCGACTCCGTGGAGATACAGGCGTATGAGAAACAGGTGGCCGGGCATAGAGAGAGCTCGGATGCAAGGTTCCTAG GCCTCCTCCAATGCAACAACGGGACAATCCTCAAACCCATCATCAAGGAATGCCAGCGACGCGAGATAGACTTCTACGAGCGACTATCCACGACGAAAGACCCAGATCTAATAGAGCTGGGCACTTTAGTACCCAAGTATTATGGCTGTCGGCGGTTCACGTACAATACTCATGAGCAGGAGTATATTATATTGGAAGATGTGGTGCAGAGGATGCTGGAACCTTGTATTATGGATGTTAAAATTG GCAGAAGAACCTGGGACCATCTAGCCTCAGTAGAGAAAATCCAGAAGGAACAAACCAAATACAAGCTGTGTAAAGAAGCATACGGGTTCTGCATACCCGGGTTCCAAGTGTACCGGCTGTCTACTGGGAAACTGCTGAAATACAACAAGGACTATGGGAAGCGATTACATGGACAGGCGGTTAAAGAAG CCATCCGTAACTTCCTAAACGGCGTCGGCACCAGCCTCTGCCGCGCGCTGATCCTCCAGTTCCTCACCACATTATGGAAGATACAGAAATGGGCCTCAAGGCAGACTTCAGTCAAGATATATTCATGTTCGTTGCTGCTCGCGTATGATGCCGCCAAGTTGAGGGACTGCTGCGGAGAGGGCGATGTCCTCTC GCCCCGACCGAAGTGCCGCTCCGAGTCCGTGGGTCGCCGCAAGTCCATACACTCCATGCACAGCGACACCGGCTCCAACTTCAGCGGCCAGATCTCATCCAAGGGACCAGTATATAAGAAG GTAAACTCCGTACCCCTAACCTCAATGCAACTAGCGCAGCGAAGCTTCTCGCCCCCTCCCACCGTCACCTCCCCCTGGAGCGAGGCGCTCGAAAAGATCAACCACAATCACTCCTTCGACCACAACTATGAAGACAAACTGTCCAAAATCAGGATGAACTATCGAGCCATCTTGGACCAACTGTCCGGTGATTCGCCAAACCCTGCCCAGTGGGGGACGGTCAAAATAATAGATTTCGCGCATGCGTTTTTTAATGAAGAAGATGAGATGGCGGTGGATGAGAATTTTAGGGACGGAATAGACAGTTTTGTGGAGATTTTTGAGGCGTTTTTAAAGGAGACTGATGATCAAGTGTTTTAA
- the LOC134797426 gene encoding inositol polyphosphate multikinase isoform X2, translating to MPFDSVEIQAYEKQVAGHRESSDTRFLGLLQCNNGTILKPIIKECQRREIDFYERLSTTKDPDLIELGTLVPKYYGCRRFTYNTHEQEYIILEDVVQRMLEPCIMDVKIGRRTWDHLASVEKIQKEQTKYKLCKEAYGFCIPGFQVYRLSTGKLLKYNKDYGKRLHGQAVKEAIRNFLNGVGTSLCRALILQFLTTLWKIQKWASRQTSVKIYSCSLLLAYDAAKLRDCCGEGDVLSPRPKCRSESVGRRKSIHSMHSDTGSNFSGQISSKGPVYKKVNSVPLTSMQLAQRSFSPPPTVTSPWSEALEKINHNHSFDHNYEDKLSKIRMNYRAILDQLSGDSPNPAQWGTVKIIDFAHAFFNEEDEMAVDENFRDGIDSFVEIFEAFLKETDDQVF from the exons ATGCCGTTCGACTCCGTGGAGATACAGGCCTATGAAAAACAAGTGGCTGGGCATAGAGAGAGCTCGGATACAAGGTTCCTAG GCCTCCTCCAATGCAACAACGGGACAATCCTCAAACCCATCATCAAGGAATGCCAGCGACGCGAGATAGACTTCTACGAGCGACTATCCACGACGAAAGACCCAGATCTAATAGAGCTGGGCACTTTAGTACCCAAGTATTATGGCTGTCGGCGGTTCACGTACAATACTCATGAGCAGGAGTATATTATATTGGAAGATGTGGTGCAGAGGATGCTGGAACCTTGTATTATGGATGTTAAAATTG GCAGAAGAACCTGGGACCATCTAGCCTCAGTAGAGAAAATCCAGAAGGAACAAACCAAATACAAGCTGTGTAAAGAAGCATACGGGTTCTGCATACCCGGGTTCCAAGTGTACCGGCTGTCTACTGGGAAACTGCTGAAATACAACAAGGACTATGGGAAGCGATTACATGGACAGGCGGTTAAAGAAG CCATCCGTAACTTCCTAAACGGCGTCGGCACCAGCCTCTGCCGCGCGCTGATCCTCCAGTTCCTCACCACATTATGGAAGATACAGAAATGGGCCTCAAGGCAGACTTCAGTCAAGATATATTCATGTTCGTTGCTGCTCGCGTATGATGCCGCCAAGTTGAGGGACTGCTGCGGAGAGGGCGATGTCCTCTC GCCCCGACCGAAGTGCCGCTCCGAGTCCGTGGGTCGCCGCAAGTCCATACACTCCATGCACAGCGACACCGGCTCCAACTTCAGCGGCCAGATCTCATCCAAGGGACCAGTATATAAGAAG GTAAACTCCGTACCCCTAACCTCAATGCAACTAGCGCAGCGAAGCTTCTCGCCCCCTCCCACCGTCACCTCCCCCTGGAGCGAGGCGCTCGAAAAGATCAACCACAATCACTCCTTCGACCACAACTATGAAGACAAACTGTCCAAAATCAGGATGAACTATCGAGCCATCTTGGACCAACTGTCCGGTGATTCGCCAAACCCTGCCCAGTGGGGGACGGTCAAAATAATAGATTTCGCGCATGCGTTTTTTAATGAAGAAGATGAGATGGCGGTGGATGAGAATTTTAGGGACGGAATAGACAGTTTTGTGGAGATTTTTGAGGCGTTTTTAAAGGAGACTGATGATCAAGTGTTTTAA
- the LOC134797426 gene encoding inositol polyphosphate multikinase isoform X3: protein MPFDSVEIQAYEKQVARHRESSDARFLGLLQCNNGTILKPIIKECQRREIDFYERLSTTKDPDLIELGTLVPKYYGCRRFTYNTHEQEYIILEDVVQRMLEPCIMDVKIGRRTWDHLASVEKIQKEQTKYKLCKEAYGFCIPGFQVYRLSTGKLLKYNKDYGKRLHGQAVKEAIRNFLNGVGTSLCRALILQFLTTLWKIQKWASRQTSVKIYSCSLLLAYDAAKLRDCCGEGDVLSPRPKCRSESVGRRKSIHSMHSDTGSNFSGQISSKGPVYKKVNSVPLTSMQLAQRSFSPPPTVTSPWSEALEKINHNHSFDHNYEDKLSKIRMNYRAILDQLSGDSPNPAQWGTVKIIDFAHAFFNEEDEMAVDENFRDGIDSFVEIFEAFLKETDDQVF from the exons ATGCCGTTCGACTCCGTGGAGATACAGGCCTATGAAAAACAAGTGGCTAGGCATAGAGAGAGCTCGGATGCAAGGTTTCTAG GCCTCCTCCAATGCAACAACGGGACAATCCTCAAACCCATCATCAAGGAATGCCAGCGACGCGAGATAGACTTCTACGAGCGACTATCCACGACGAAAGACCCAGATCTAATAGAGCTGGGCACTTTAGTACCCAAGTATTATGGCTGTCGGCGGTTCACGTACAATACTCATGAGCAGGAGTATATTATATTGGAAGATGTGGTGCAGAGGATGCTGGAACCTTGTATTATGGATGTTAAAATTG GCAGAAGAACCTGGGACCATCTAGCCTCAGTAGAGAAAATCCAGAAGGAACAAACCAAATACAAGCTGTGTAAAGAAGCATACGGGTTCTGCATACCCGGGTTCCAAGTGTACCGGCTGTCTACTGGGAAACTGCTGAAATACAACAAGGACTATGGGAAGCGATTACATGGACAGGCGGTTAAAGAAG CCATCCGTAACTTCCTAAACGGCGTCGGCACCAGCCTCTGCCGCGCGCTGATCCTCCAGTTCCTCACCACATTATGGAAGATACAGAAATGGGCCTCAAGGCAGACTTCAGTCAAGATATATTCATGTTCGTTGCTGCTCGCGTATGATGCCGCCAAGTTGAGGGACTGCTGCGGAGAGGGCGATGTCCTCTC GCCCCGACCGAAGTGCCGCTCCGAGTCCGTGGGTCGCCGCAAGTCCATACACTCCATGCACAGCGACACCGGCTCCAACTTCAGCGGCCAGATCTCATCCAAGGGACCAGTATATAAGAAG GTAAACTCCGTACCCCTAACCTCAATGCAACTAGCGCAGCGAAGCTTCTCGCCCCCTCCCACCGTCACCTCCCCCTGGAGCGAGGCGCTCGAAAAGATCAACCACAATCACTCCTTCGACCACAACTATGAAGACAAACTGTCCAAAATCAGGATGAACTATCGAGCCATCTTGGACCAACTGTCCGGTGATTCGCCAAACCCTGCCCAGTGGGGGACGGTCAAAATAATAGATTTCGCGCATGCGTTTTTTAATGAAGAAGATGAGATGGCGGTGGATGAGAATTTTAGGGACGGAATAGACAGTTTTGTGGAGATTTTTGAGGCGTTTTTAAAGGAGACTGATGATCAAGTGTTTTAA